The DNA region GGCACTGTCTACACCATATATTCTTTCAATATTTTTCATTTTTTCTCCAAATTTAATTAAACGCCAAGAAAATACTTGGCGTTTTTTTACTTACTATATTATAAATTAATTGATAATAATAACTCTAAAATTTCATCTTCTAATAAAATAATAGGTGCTGTAGTTGAATTAGAAATTTCTGTTCTTCTATGTCCCATTTTAATGCCCCCCCCCCCTTTTTGCTATATTTTCATTATATCATAAATCTCTTTTAATTACTATTTTTTATTTTTTATATATTTTTATGTATTAAAAACAGCACAGATAAAAGTGGAAGCGTTAATAATAATATTGCCATTTCTTTTAAATACTCTATTCCAATAGCACCTACTATTACTCCCATTGCAAATGATAGTACTACACTGGTAAATATTTTAATTCCATTTTTATCCTTTTTTACTATACTTTCTATCATTTTTCTAGTATTTCCTGTACACATAGTAGACATATATATAGTCTCTTCTATTTTTTTAAAAGTTTGTATTTGTACAGCACTCATAAATGAAATTATACTAATAGTCAACAAATTATATTTATTATCTTTAAAAATAAATATAATTAGTATTAAAACCACTTC from Oceanivirga salmonicida includes:
- a CDS encoding YoaK family protein, whose product is MRKQSSDTLKVAILLTFIGGFLEIYSFLLKGKVFATTITGNIVLMIYSIYNFNFKEITKYLFPIIFFIIGIVLVEMLRDRFKKSSIHWREYIVILEVVLILIIFIFKDNKYNLLTISIISFMSAVQIQTFKKIEETIYMSTMCTGNTRKMIESIVKKDKNGIKIFTSVVLSFAMGVIVGAIGIEYLKEMAILLLTLPLLSVLFLIHKNI